A portion of the Verrucomicrobiota bacterium genome contains these proteins:
- the rplS gene encoding 50S ribosomal protein L19: MDIIRKIEREQMKTDLVPFKVGDTVKVHTRVIEGDKERIQLFSGIVIGRRGSGLNSFFTVRRISYGEGVERVFPLHSPRIAKIEVERQGNVRRAKLNYLRDRKGKQAMTVKEK; the protein is encoded by the coding sequence ATGGACATCATCCGTAAAATTGAACGTGAACAAATGAAGACCGACCTCGTCCCCTTCAAGGTGGGCGACACCGTGAAGGTGCACACCCGGGTGATCGAGGGCGATAAAGAACGCATCCAGCTGTTCTCCGGTATCGTCATCGGGCGCCGGGGGAGCGGTCTTAATTCATTTTTTACGGTGCGCCGTATTTCGTATGGCGAGGGCGTTGAGCGGGTGTTCCCTTTGCATTCGCCTCGGATCGCAAAGATCGAGGTGGAACGGCAGGGCAACGTGCGGCGAGCGAAGTTGAATTACCTTCGCGACCGCAAGGGCAAGCAGGCCATGACGGTAAAAGAGAAATAG